The nucleotide sequence GGCGAAGAGATCCAGCGCCTCGCGCTCCCAGGTCCAGTTCTCCAGGAACTGGCTTGGCAGCTCCACGGCGTCCCAGGCGACACCGTTGATGCCGGCCACACTCGCCGCATCGACCCGGGTGAGCATGTGGTGCAGGCCGTGGCCGAACTCGTGGAACAGGGTCTCCACCTCGTCGTGGGTGATCAGCGCCGGGCGCCCGCCCACCGGCGGGGTGAAGTTGCAGGTGAGAAAGGCCACCGGCGTCTGCAGCCGTTCGCCATCCCGCAGGCGCCCGCGCAGCGTGGCCATCCAGGCGCCGCCGCGCTTCTGCGGGCGGGCGTAGAGGTCGGTGTAGAACTGCCCGCGGAGGGTGCCGTCCGGGTCGCGGATCTCGTAGAAGCGGACGTCCTCGTGCCAGACATCCACCCCCTCGCGCGCCTGGATCCGCACGCCGAACAGCCGCTCCACCACCTGGAACAGCCCGTCCATCACCCGATCCGCCTGCAGATAGGGGCGCAGATCCTCCGGCGAGAGCTCGAATCGGGCCTCGCGCAGGCGCTCGCTGTAGTAGCCGACGTCCCAGGCCTCGAGCGTCTCGAGGCCGTCCTGCTCGCGGGCGAAGGCCGCGAGCTCGGCGAACTCCTGCTCGGCCACCGGCTTGGCCCGTTGCGCCAGATCCTCGAGGAAGCCGATCACCTGCGCCGGGCTCTCGGCCATCTTCGGCTGCAGGGAGAGCTCGGCGTAGCTGGCGAAACCGAGCAGCGCGGCCTGCTCCCGGCGCAGGGCGAGGATCTCCCGCATCAGCGGGAGGTTGTCCCAGCGCCCGCCATGGGGGCCGGTGTCCGAGGCCCGGGTGGTGAAGGCCTCGTAGACCTCCCGGCGCAGCTCGCGGTCCCGGGCATGGCCGAGGATTGCCTGCACCACCGGCACATCCAGGGTGACCCGCCAGCCCTCGACGCCGGCCTGCTCCGCCGCCTGGCGCATGACCCCGAGGGCCGATTCCGGCACGCCGGCGAGACGGGCCTCGTTGGTCACGTCGAGCTGCCAGGCGTTGGTGGCATCCAGGAGATTCTCCTGAAAGCGGGATGACAGCTCCGAGAGGCGGCTCGCGATCTCGGCATAGCGGCGCTTCTCCGTCTCCGGCAGGGCGACGCCGGCGAGGCGGAAGTCCCGCAGGGCGTTGTCCACGGTCTGGCGCTGGGCCTGGTCCAGCTCCGCGAAGGCGCCGCTCTCGCGCAGGGCCTGCATGGCCTCGAACAGCTCCGTGTTCTGGCCGACCTCGGTCTGGTAGGCGGAGAGCTTGGGCAGGCAGGCGTTGTAGGCGGCGCGCAGGCCCTCACTGTTGCGCACGGCGTTGAGGTGGGAGACGGGAGACCAGACCCGTTCCAGACGATCCTCCAGCCGCTCCAGCGGAGCCACCAGGTTGTCCCAGCCCCAGGGGCCGCCAGCGTCGAGCAGCTGCCGGATTGCGGCGCGGTTGTCCGCGAGCACGGTGTCCACCGCCGGCTCCACGTGCTCGGGGCGGATGCTGGAGAAGCGGGGCAGGGCGTCGTCGGCGAGCAGGGGGTTGGTCATGATGGTCCTTGCCTGGATGCGAATGGCGCGAGTGCGTAGATTACCGGACGTGCGCCGCCCCGCGCAGGGCGGCATCCTGTGCGACCACTCCGGGACGAGGTGATTCCATGACCGCAGACGGCGCGTACGACCTCATCTGCATCGGCGGCGGCAGCGGTGGCATCGCCACCGCCCGGCGCGCGGCGAGCCACGGCGCGCGCTGCGCGGTGGTGGAGGCCGATCGCCTCGGCGGCACCTGCGTAAACGTCGGCTGCGTGCCGAAGAAGGTGATGTGGAACGCCGCCCACGCCATGGAGGCGGTGCAGCGGGCGCCGGACTACGGCATCGACGTGCGCGCCGGCGGTCTGGACTGGGCGACGCTGGTGAGCCGGCGCGAGGCCTACATCGAGCGGCTGAACGGGATCTACGCCCGCAACCTGGAGAAGTCCGGAGTAGACCTGATCCGCGGCGAAGCGCGCTTCGTGGACCCGCACACCATCGAGGTGGCGGGCGAGCGCTACCGCGCCGAGCGCTTCGTGGTGGCCACCGGGGGCGTGCCCGGGCGCCCGAACATCCCTGGCGGCGACCTCGGGATTGACTCCGACGGCTTCTTCGCCCTGCGCCATCGCCCGGAGTCCATTGCCGTGGTGGGCGCAGGCTACATCGCCGTGGAGCTCGCCGGCATGCTCCACCAGCTGGGCAGCCGGGTGCAGCTGGTGGTACGGCGGGAGGCGCCGCTGCGGAGCTTCGACGAGATTATCCGGGAGGCCTATGTGGAGTCCCTGGACGGCCATGGCCCGGAGCTCGTGAACCGCTTCACCCCGGCGGGGCTCGAGGCCGGCTACGGCGGCTACACCCTGCACGCGGAGGACGGCCGCAGCCTGGAGGGTCTGGAGCAGGTGCTCTGGGCCGTGGGCCGGGTGCCGAACACGGATGGCCTGGGGCTGGAGCAGGCCGGGGTGGCCCTGGCGGAGGACGGCAGCGTGCCCGTGGACCGCTGGCAGGCCACCAGCGTCCCGCACATCTTTGCCCTGGGCGACGTCACCGGCAACGCCTTCCCCCTGACCCCGGTGGCCATCGCCGCCGGCCGGCGTCTGGCGGACCGGGTCTGGGGCGATCGCGAGGGCCGCCACCTGCCCTACGAGATGATCCCGACGGTGGTGTTCACCCATCCCCCCATCGGCACCGTGGGCCTCACCGAGGCCGAGGCGCGGGAGGCCTACGGCGACGACGTCACCGTCCACAGCACCCGCTTCGTGCCCATGGAGTTCGCCCTTGCCCCCCAGGAAGCCAAGCAGCGCAGCGCCATGAAGCTCGTCTGCGTCGGCGAGGAGCAGCGCATCGTGGGCGCCCATCTCTTCGGCACCGGCGTCGACGAGATGCTCCAGGGCTTCGCCGTCGCCATCCGCATGGGCGCGCGGAAAGCCGACTTCGACGATACGGTGGCGATCCACCCGACCAGTGCGGAGGAGCTTGTGACCATGCCCTGAAGAGGCATGGTCACAAGTTGCAAGTGGCAAGTTGCAAGAATCAAGTGGGAAGGGGCATTGAGTAACGGTGACCGCCGTAGGGTTATCCTCTTGTTTGCCACTTGCCACTTGCCACTTGCCACTTGCCACTTGCCACTTGCCACTTGCCACTTG is from Spiribacter halobius and encodes:
- the prlC gene encoding oligopeptidase A; translation: MTNPLLADDALPRFSSIRPEHVEPAVDTVLADNRAAIRQLLDAGGPWGWDNLVAPLERLEDRLERVWSPVSHLNAVRNSEGLRAAYNACLPKLSAYQTEVGQNTELFEAMQALRESGAFAELDQAQRQTVDNALRDFRLAGVALPETEKRRYAEIASRLSELSSRFQENLLDATNAWQLDVTNEARLAGVPESALGVMRQAAEQAGVEGWRVTLDVPVVQAILGHARDRELRREVYEAFTTRASDTGPHGGRWDNLPLMREILALRREQAALLGFASYAELSLQPKMAESPAQVIGFLEDLAQRAKPVAEQEFAELAAFAREQDGLETLEAWDVGYYSERLREARFELSPEDLRPYLQADRVMDGLFQVVERLFGVRIQAREGVDVWHEDVRFYEIRDPDGTLRGQFYTDLYARPQKRGGAWMATLRGRLRDGERLQTPVAFLTCNFTPPVGGRPALITHDEVETLFHEFGHGLHHMLTRVDAASVAGINGVAWDAVELPSQFLENWTWEREALDLFAAHHETGEPIPEALFQRLRAARNFQAAMQMVRQLEFSLFDLRLHTEPDAEARIYELLEAVREQVAVVRPPAFNRFPNSFAHIFAGGYAAGYYSYKWAEVLSADAYSRFEEEGIFNAETGRAFLENILEKGGSEDAMSLFVAFRGREPSIEPLLRASGLAA
- the gorA gene encoding glutathione-disulfide reductase → MTADGAYDLICIGGGSGGIATARRAASHGARCAVVEADRLGGTCVNVGCVPKKVMWNAAHAMEAVQRAPDYGIDVRAGGLDWATLVSRREAYIERLNGIYARNLEKSGVDLIRGEARFVDPHTIEVAGERYRAERFVVATGGVPGRPNIPGGDLGIDSDGFFALRHRPESIAVVGAGYIAVELAGMLHQLGSRVQLVVRREAPLRSFDEIIREAYVESLDGHGPELVNRFTPAGLEAGYGGYTLHAEDGRSLEGLEQVLWAVGRVPNTDGLGLEQAGVALAEDGSVPVDRWQATSVPHIFALGDVTGNAFPLTPVAIAAGRRLADRVWGDREGRHLPYEMIPTVVFTHPPIGTVGLTEAEAREAYGDDVTVHSTRFVPMEFALAPQEAKQRSAMKLVCVGEEQRIVGAHLFGTGVDEMLQGFAVAIRMGARKADFDDTVAIHPTSAEELVTMP